A window of Desulfatibacillum aliphaticivorans DSM 15576 contains these coding sequences:
- a CDS encoding OmpA family protein yields the protein MTFMRRIGIPVTIILIVSLGMLGCADMNTTQRKTAQGAAVGTAAGAALGALIGSTQGEMGKGALIGSVAGAAVGTAVGHKMGKQAQELEQIPNTQVEVQEDKVVVTMDNSILFAVNSSTVQPAAQGTLRDIAQVMVKYPDTQIMVKGHTDSTGSEEYNQQLSERRANVVKNILISYGVPAHRITAIGLGEVMPIASNDTPDGRAMNRRVEIEVRPIQ from the coding sequence ATGACTTTTATGCGTCGCATTGGCATCCCCGTTACGATTATTCTGATTGTGAGTCTCGGCATGCTGGGGTGTGCGGATATGAACACCACCCAAAGAAAGACCGCACAAGGCGCCGCGGTCGGAACGGCGGCCGGGGCTGCATTAGGCGCTTTGATTGGCTCCACCCAAGGCGAAATGGGCAAAGGCGCCCTGATAGGAAGCGTGGCCGGCGCGGCGGTCGGCACAGCGGTTGGCCATAAAATGGGCAAGCAAGCCCAGGAACTGGAACAGATTCCCAACACCCAGGTGGAAGTGCAGGAAGACAAGGTGGTTGTCACCATGGATAACTCCATCCTGTTCGCCGTGAATTCCTCCACGGTTCAGCCCGCCGCCCAGGGAACCTTGCGGGACATCGCCCAGGTTATGGTCAAGTATCCCGACACCCAGATCATGGTCAAAGGCCATACCGACAGCACGGGCTCCGAAGAGTACAACCAGCAACTGTCCGAACGCCGGGCTAATGTGGTGAAGAATATTCTCATCTCCTACGGCGTGCCGGCTCATCGGATCACCGCCATCGGCCTGGGCGAAGTCATGCCCATCGCCAGCAACGACACCCCGGATGGACGCGCCATGAACCGCCGGGTGGAAATTGAAGTGCGGCCCATTCAGTAA